The genome window TACATCCACAAGTCGTTTTTTCATGATGAAGTATTATAACATAGAATCCCCCTCGGAATACCAAAACCAAGCTGATTTAAAATTTTCCTCAAAGGGTTATTCCAATTAATAATCTCTCATACATTCAATTTTTTTTATTTGGATTTGGATTTGACAGTTATCCCCCTCCATGAGAGTGCTTTTTATTAAAATATTTTGATCGTTGACTTCACCTTGAGAAACTGCAGTTATCATAGCAATCATTGGATTTAAACACCATCCATGGCAAGGATTTGCTCCTCCCATTTTTTTTGATAAAGCTGCCAGCATACATGCCGTTGCCTTTGCAGTATAACCATTTTCAGCTTTTTCGACACTCCAATTGGCACAGCCAAAAACTTCAACCATTTTGTTAAAAACCTCTTCCAGACATTCAATTCCTAATTGTTGATTCATCAGATGAGCAGTTTGTTCTTGACGCTGTTTCTTCCTCTCAACAACGGAATCCAATAATTCTAATTTCTGGTATATATTAACATTCTCGGCAATTGAAGCTGCATAAGTTTTTTGCATTATTGATAGTTTTTTTCCCATTTCCATTTTTTATCATATCCTTTCCTGTTTATTTATTTTAACGTTCGTTATATATTAAGGTTAGTTTTTTAAATATTTCCAATAATTAAAGACAATTCCTCACGAATTTCATTTTTCGAAAGGAAGCGGTTTTTAACCACGATTTGTTCGATTAAATTTTCCAACAGATGCACCAATGTCCGAACGATAACCAATTTTTTTCCTTCTTCTTGGATATCTTTTAAATATGGGCTGACAATTTGGTAATGACGAGGTATAATTGATTCCTCCCATTTATCCATCATTTCCATCAGCTCTTCATCTCCATCAAAAGAAAGATACACTTTGACACCCAAACGATAAACTTTTTTTTCGTAGTCACTCAGAAAATTTATTTTAAAAACAAACTCGGTATAAAAATCGAGGATAGTTTTTTCATTAATCATTTCTGCTTGTCTCTTTAATAGATCAAAATAATCTTTTTTTATAATTTCATGGAATAAGTCTTTTTTACTTTGATAATAGTAATAAACCATTGGTAATGAGCAATTCACATCGCGGGTAATGTTACGGATGGTCGCTCCATAATAGCCATCACGATTAAAATGATTAACTGCCACTTCTTTTATTTTGGTTTTGAGGTCATTTTCAACCACTTGTTTTCATTCCTTTTTATATAACGTACGTTAGAATTATACAACTTTTAGAAAATTTTGCAAGAGTTGATTTATATTTTTTTATATTATTGAAGAAACCCTACTCTCTCCTTATCTCCTTCTTGTGAGAGACTTCTCTTGCTTATTTTCCTCTATCCTGGCGGGATAGGATTAATTTTAGAGAGAAACATTGATATTTTCTTCTCATCTTAATTCTAAAACACCAAAATTAGATCTGAATCAAAGTTTTCACCTTCATCCCAACCTTCTCTCATCTAGGAAGAAGGAACTTAAAACCGTCATTGCAAGGAACGTCCTATGCGATATGGTAATCTCTTAAGTTTAATCTTGATTGTTTCTTTTCCTTTTGTATAAAGTACAGATTCCGGTAATGTCGACTATCTCTTAAAATAAATAATCACTGGATGAGAAAATCACAAACAACTGGTCAACATGAAATGGAAAAGGTGGTCGGATTTATCCAGTTTACGCATAAAGGGAAATTAAGAGAAATAAGAGAGTTTTTTGGTACTCGATCTTAATTATTAAGCTTTAAAAAGACTTTGGGCGAACACCTAGGTTCGCCCCTACATTTTAATATATCAAATTTTTATTGTTTCCAAATATTCCAATATTTTTATATTTGTAGGGGCAGACCTGTGTGTCTGCCCTAATTATATTGAGATAACACCATTTAATTCCCCTCCTCGTACAGGTGGCGCTTGCGGCGGTGAGGGTGCCTTTAGTTTTATAATAGTTATCCTGAAATAATAAGAACGGAATATTCATAAAGGATGAGATTCTCACGTCGCACAATACGCTCCTCAGAATGACGGAGTGGGAGAGACAGCCACGTTGCTGCGCTCTTAGTCATGATGGTTTGAGAAAAGTATTTACATCATCATTTGGTGCAATGAAAGTAGTATGGGGATCTATCTTTTCTTTTCATTGAAACATCCTTTTAAAAAGAAAATAGCGTAGAGAATTTCTCTCTACGCTATAATTCTGCTATTAAACTGGTGGAGGCGGCGGGAGTTGAACCCGCGTCCGAAATTCATGAATCCAATAAGCCTACGAGTGTATCCTCAATTTTGAGTTATCGCCGGTTATCGATCCTTGAGGCGGGGACCTGATAACCCACTATCCTAGGTCTTTCTTATTTCCGGTACCCAGGCAATTCCGGAAACCAGTTCGCAGATCGTCACCTCTTCAGCTTAGCGAACAGTGGGCTGAGAGATGTGCTGCCTAATTAGGCAGCGTATGCCAAATTATCGTTGGCGTTTAATCGTTTCCACCTTTTTACGAGCCCCGGTGGAGACCTCGACTCGCCTTATTGAACCCATCCGAATCCCGTCGAAACCATTTCGCCCCCATATCGGATTCATTCCCTATACTTTTGAACTCTATGTAGTTCTCTTTCCTGTTCTCGGTCTTGAATCTCTTGGCGTCGATCGTACAGTTTCTTTGGTTTGACCAAAGCAATTTCGACTTTTGCTCTTCCTCTATCATTAAAGTATAAACGAAGTGGAACGATTGTCAAACCCTTCTGTTCGGATAATGATGACCAACGAACAGCTTCTTTTTTATGTAATAATAATCTTCGACTTCGTAATGGATCGTGGTTATATAAATTCCCAAATACATATGGAGAAATGTGGAGATTCATTAACCACAACTCTCCATCTTTTCCTCGGCAAAAAGCATCGGTCATATTGACTAAATGATTTCTAAGAGATTTAACTTCAGTTCCTTTAAGTTCGATGCCAGCTTCTAAGGTATCAATAATTTGATAAAGATGCCGTGCTTTTCGATTTTCTGCAATAACCTTCATTTATATTTAAACCCTTTTTTACTAATATTATTCCTTTAAACCTTATTTATTTCTTTAGTTACAACATTTACTATTATATAAGAAATTATTTTATTCCTTATAGAACAGTATTATAGGTTTACGTCTATTTATCAATTGAAGTTTCAAATCTTTGTCATTTTTAAAAACCTAAAATTATTATTCTATCCTGAAAATATAACAATGTTTAAAAAATCCGTCATCCTGAGGCTTTGTACTTTGAAGCCGTGAGGATCTCATCTTTTATATTTTAATTTTGTAAAAAGAATTAAAAGGATGAGATTCTCACGTCGTCAGGTAGAAGACACTGGACTCCTCAGAATGACAAACTGGGTGGCAGAGATTGCCACGTCGTTCAACCAAAAAACGGTTGGCCTCCTCACAATGACGGAACATTAAAAACTCAAATCCCCCTAACCCCCTTTGCTAAAGGGGGAAATTGATCGGCATATAAATATTTTCATTGTTATTTGGTGCTACCATGCAGCATGAGGGTCTATACTGTAAATATCGTAATAGTGATGAGTGATTTTTCTTTACCGGGTTCTTCGATTACTTACATACACAATCAGCAAGGCAAAGAGGACGATTCCAAATCCTAACCACTTCCCAGCATCTCCCCACCCCATAGCGATCAAGAGGTTGGTAAGGGTTTGCAAAAAGATAGCTCCCAAAATAACACCAAAATAATTCCCATCGCCGCCAGATAAAGAAACACCACCAACCACTGCAGCAGCAATGCTGGGCATAACATAATTCGAACCCATATCTTTGAAGGCAATACCCATATTTCCAATCAATAACAACCCTATCAGACTGGCTAAAACTCCACTAATAGTAAAAGCAATACATCTCACCAATTTGACATTAAAACCGCTTAAGTAGGCAGTTCTTTCATTTGAACCAACACCGAAAAGAATCATACCTAATTTGGTTTTATTTAATACAATCATGACTAAAATGGTGAGAACTATTAAAATAAATACCACATTCGGAAAACTACCGGTGGATTTCGCAGCAATAATGGTCAAAACTGGTGATGGTTTACCGGTAATATTTCTTCCAGCGGTATATACATTAATAATCCCTTGAAGGATATTAGCCATAGCCATGGTGACAACTAAGGGTGGAAGCTTTAAATAAGCGGTTAACAATCCATTGGAAAGGCCAACGGCAACTCCAAAGGCTAAAGCAACAATAACCGCTATCCAGAGATTTCCATTTTGACCATCCATGATGCTGGCAGTGAATACTGCTGTCATGGTGGCCATGTACCCCACTGACAAATCAAGACCGCCACCCCCGGCAGAAATAACAATCATTTGGCAAAGCGCAAAGAAGGCAGTAAACGAGGCGAGTTTTAAGGTCAACAGAACCTGATCCACTCTTAAAAAATTGGATAAAATAATTTCACCCAAAACAAAGAGAAGGATGATTAAGATAAAAGCGACCACCACTTTTTTATACTTTTCAAAAATTATCTGAGTTATTGACTTCGGTCGATTTAGTTCAACTCCCATTTCTTCTCTTCTCCTCAAGCTCTTTCTCTGTTATACAGGGTATAAGCTATTGGTCCGGCAATGGCGATGATAACGATTAAACCAGATACCAAGGTTTGGTAAGCATTGGGAATATTCGCAAAAAAGATAATCTTATTAACAAAGCTCATAATCAAAGCTCCTACTAAGGCAAAATAGACGCTTCCACGACCACCGGTTAATGCAATTCCACCAACCACAGCTGAGGCAATAGCTCTCAAGGTCAAGGGGTCTCCCATCCGGGCGTCTCCTGATTGATTTTGGCCTACAA of Candidatus Atribacteria bacterium ADurb.Bin276 contains these proteins:
- the betI gene encoding HTH-type transcriptional regulator BetI → MVENDLKTKIKEVAVNHFNRDGYYGATIRNITRDVNCSLPMVYYYYQSKKDLFHEIIKKDYFDLLKRQAEMINEKTILDFYTEFVFKINFLSDYEKKVYRLGVKVYLSFDGDEELMEMMDKWEESIIPRHYQIVSPYLKDIQEEGKKLVIVRTLVHLLENLIEQIVVKNRFLSKNEIREELSLIIGNI
- the smpB gene encoding SsrA-binding protein, with product MKVIAENRKARHLYQIIDTLEAGIELKGTEVKSLRNHLVNMTDAFCRGKDGELWLMNLHISPYVFGNLYNHDPLRSRRLLLHKKEAVRWSSLSEQKGLTIVPLRLYFNDRGRAKVEIALVKPKKLYDRRQEIQDREQERELHRVQKYRE
- the rbsC_40 gene encoding Ribose transport system permease protein RbsC, which translates into the protein MGVELNRPKSITQIIFEKYKKVVVAFILIILLFVLGEIILSNFLRVDQVLLTLKLASFTAFFALCQMIVISAGGGGLDLSVGYMATMTAVFTASIMDGQNGNLWIAVIVALAFGVAVGLSNGLLTAYLKLPPLVVTMAMANILQGIINVYTAGRNITGKPSPVLTIIAAKSTGSFPNVVFILIVLTILVMIVLNKTKLGMILFGVGSNERTAYLSGFNVKLVRCIAFTISGVLASLIGLLLIGNMGIAFKDMGSNYVMPSIAAAVVGGVSLSGGDGNYFGVILGAIFLQTLTNLLIAMGWGDAGKWLGFGIVLFALLIVYVSNRRTR